A window of the Halalkalicoccus subterraneus genome harbors these coding sequences:
- a CDS encoding desampylase codes for MTTVTPLLSFSRGAYDSVLAHARAGAPEEVCGVLGGEGETVTSADPVPNVADCPTRRYEIDPEEQLRAIEAVESDGELLGFYHSHPEGPSEPSATDRAQATWADTYYVIVSLPEESVTAWYWTGEEFLERAVEID; via the coding sequence GTGACCACCGTGACGCCGCTCCTCTCGTTCTCGCGCGGCGCGTACGACTCGGTTCTCGCTCACGCTCGCGCGGGCGCGCCCGAGGAGGTCTGTGGCGTACTCGGCGGTGAGGGAGAGACGGTCACCTCGGCGGACCCGGTCCCGAACGTCGCGGACTGCCCGACGAGGCGCTACGAGATCGATCCCGAAGAACAGCTGCGAGCGATCGAGGCCGTCGAATCCGACGGCGAACTCCTCGGCTTCTATCACTCCCATCCTGAGGGTCCTTCGGAGCCGAGTGCGACGGACCGCGCGCAGGCGACGTGGGCCGACACCTACTACGTCATCGTCTCGCTACCGGAGGAGTCGGTCACGGCGTGGTACTGGACCGGCGAGGAGTTCCTCGAACGCGCCGTCGAAATCGACTGA
- a CDS encoding DUF5811 family protein: MNGNTPYAGLPETTNAGQQMPDELPELTADQRRTLRADLSEITRRVRAYLPDEYVVGAEVSQGQSGPEAMVAVQPPIGHPISAGFEPDLDAEEYITENDREEVARGLAASAALQVKHAINDDISPTAR; this comes from the coding sequence ATGAACGGAAACACGCCGTACGCTGGGTTGCCGGAGACGACGAACGCCGGCCAGCAGATGCCCGACGAGCTTCCCGAACTCACGGCGGATCAACGCCGGACGCTTCGGGCCGACCTCTCGGAAATCACCCGACGGGTCCGGGCGTATCTCCCCGACGAGTACGTCGTCGGCGCGGAAGTCAGCCAGGGGCAAAGCGGGCCCGAGGCGATGGTCGCGGTCCAACCGCCCATTGGCCACCCGATCAGCGCCGGGTTCGAACCCGACCTGGACGCAGAGGAGTACATCACCGAGAACGACCGCGAGGAAGTCGCCCGCGGGCTGGCCGCCAGCGCCGCCCTCCAGGTCAAACACGCGATCAACGACGACATCTCGCCGACCGCGCGATAG